Within Leguminivora glycinivorella isolate SPB_JAAS2020 chromosome 26, LegGlyc_1.1, whole genome shotgun sequence, the genomic segment CTCGGCGTAGTTGCCCTTGCGCAGAAGCCTGTGGATACGACCGACGGGGAACTGGAGTCCGGCACGGTTAGAACGGGATTTTGCCTTTCCCTTAACTTTACCACCCTTGCCGCGTCCAGACATGTTTATAGTaagttaattaattaataaattaactaaaaactaaaaaaaataacacaatcAAACAACACGACAGACAAACGTACTAATCACGTACGATCGTGAGCTGATACTAATGAAAAAAAtacctgtattttattttatattttacgtGCGTATATGATAGTGGGGAGTATGAAGGGCAGAGATGACACGAGCGTGATCGGCCAATCAACGCTCACATAACGAAACCGCGTATCGAAGCAGAGGGAAAGAGACAGTGCGATGAGTGATTAGTGACGTGTGTTCtgcatttatttatatgataaattTGTAAATTAATTGAATGACTTCACGACTCTATGTATGTTTGCTTATTGCAATGAAACAGAGGTACTAAATAACCGTTCAATATCATACGTTAGCTCTGAAAAGGGCTTTCAGGGAATGAGATGAGGTGAGGTGAGGTGAGGTGAGGTGAGAGGGCGATGAGACGTGAGTGGATGAGAGAATGGCTGGTTACCCTGCATGTTATGTGCACTAATAGGCAAACACTGATTCTAATTGTATATAtaatgatcatcatcatcatcgtcgcctgaaaaaaaaaaaaaaaaaatctggcaTGTCGGGGCCGTGTTATGTGTGCACAGTTATGGAATTATTTTTGACTGATGGTGTGAATTAGTGTGtggataaaataaatttatatggaTGCAGTATACATGGTGAATGATGATTTTCTATTTGGAAAACGTGAGTGTTTCAAATTACTTAATTACTACCTAAATGTTATATCCTGTGTGTGTAGAATATGTAGATATATGTTGAGTCTAGGGAGTCGGGCAGTCGGGCCTCTCATCAAAGAGAGAGAGAAGAAGTGACCGATACCTACTTACTATTACTGTTACTACGATATATTGGTTGGTGACGGCACGTATGGTATGAATATGGAATGAATATCGGCGGGCTTCGGCTAGGTTAGGCTGCACAGACCATCGATCGAtataatattttcaccacaccaactggtaaaggcattctttgctattcgaaaacagatagcaaaattgcattttatccacaagggggcaaagtaatttcatgcaaattttaacccgatgtcttaatatgtctgctagattttacctataaatgatgattttgaatcaaaaatattgaataaattgatgaatttgatttattttgatgttttatagtcagtattttgttcgtgttggtgtggtgaaaaattttgtgtttcactcggtggcaaagtttgtttaaccttcgtgccttgataccctcgcaacgctcaagattccactatattgagaatattggaatctttcgcttgctcaggtatcaatattggcacgtgcggttaaacaactactttgcccccttgtaaaacaaataactattgatacttttaaaataattatataggaGGAGGTACCCAAATTTCATATTGACGTACTCAAGTAACTGTTGTTTATTTAACTtaagattttatttgaaatgAATACCTACTAACCTAACTGAATGAAACCTAACTTCGCGCAACCTAACTCGTTCAAACCTCACTCTACGTGACCTAACTCGGCTCGGATCAGTGATTTAAACTAACTtgcaataggtacctatattattaaaaataataattttactacaacattataataattagaGGTATTATGTGTTTTATATAACGATTGCCACCGTATGTACGGCCTGAAACGAAACTTTTCACATAACATTCTGAACGTATTTGTGGCCCTGAAAAGGGCCGGTTATTGTTTGTTTGACGTACAAACAGACCACACTCTAGCAGCGTGCTCACTTAGAGCTGGTGTACTTGGTGACGGCCTTGGTGCCTTCACTGACGGCGTGCTTGGCGAGCTCGCCGGGGAGGAGCAGCCTGACGGAGGTCTGCACCTCCCTGCTGGTGATGGTGGACCTCTTGTTGTAGTGGGCGAGGCGGGAGGCCTCGGCGGCGATGCGCTCGAAGATATCGTTCACGAACGAGTTCATGATCGACATGGCCTTGCTGGAGATA encodes:
- the LOC125239722 gene encoding histone H2B-like encodes the protein MPPKTSGKAAKKSGNAQKNISKSDSKKKKKHKRKESYAIYIYKVLKQVHPDTGISSKAMSIMNSFVNDIFERIAAEASRLAHYNKRSTITSREVQTSVRLLLPGELAKHAVSEGTKAVTKYTSSK